A part of Solicola gregarius genomic DNA contains:
- a CDS encoding sugar-binding protein: MRLRGKATAVVGALLVAGTLAAPPATADSQRHVAPPDNPGDLDVLFVGAHPDDESGRLSMFGEWRERFGVKTGVVTVTRGEGGGNAVGPEEGPALGLIREAEERRAVGHSGVTDVYNLDKVDFYYSVSEPLHRETWGHNDSLGKVVRVIRETTPDIIMTMDTAPSPGNHGGHQEASLLAAEAYYAAGDPSRFPGQIRKEGLEPYAPKKLFSSGARGTGSSPGANCATTLQPDNPADDIYGVWSGRRSATQDKTYAQIERESQREYASQGWAGFPDVDPDPAKLGCDFMYQVDSRVPFVRGDLTAEAASSATMLEGAVLQEHGGLPLGTQLDMSTEQFEVTPGGSSDVRISLTAPAKTALKNAAANVRLPDGWKAKKKVTFGDLKKGQTKQRTVTVTAAADAATNERALVSANVSVKGGQRGYTNQQFEVAPAVTGTQDLLPRVETFHEWADTTGVPQLKGTVKPVQTLPSGGSRTIGVDLHNSSDGAQSGEVSIDLPDGFEADAASKSYSDLAAGESTTVEFEVTNTDDSLPTSNEGGEAGDYAYSIETTSDAGTSTTEPALELVPATTIEESSAAPEVDGEIGSDEYTAEIDLSRVWEGDACESADDCSATGYVTRNGDDLYYAVDVMDDELGTVLAQSDCKRHWRTDSLEVAIDPDGRSENTSSTFKQLVLPTTEEGGPCTARDADNQQGPIDNPDIEVASKLKEPFTGYVIEGKIPASALPSTVDPEHLGLNMFIYDSDTQDKTGQTRIGWSTWGGVQGDPYRWGIANLPDWTPPEVETQDPVIPLDALESLDSPQSIAQAARTGVALSGGPQARKATSATLVNAKRSGKAVVARVKVRGAGKAHLFAVDADGQAVASVRKALKPGVRTVRIPKAKGAVRVVLGYDAKAGGTTSTAVKVR; encoded by the coding sequence ATGAGACTGAGAGGAAAGGCCACAGCGGTCGTCGGCGCGTTGCTCGTTGCGGGGACGCTCGCGGCCCCGCCGGCGACGGCCGACTCGCAGCGGCACGTAGCGCCGCCCGACAACCCAGGTGACCTGGACGTGCTGTTCGTCGGCGCGCACCCCGATGACGAGTCCGGCCGGTTGTCGATGTTCGGCGAGTGGCGCGAACGCTTCGGCGTGAAGACCGGCGTCGTGACCGTCACTCGTGGCGAGGGCGGCGGCAACGCGGTCGGTCCCGAGGAGGGTCCCGCGCTCGGCCTGATCCGCGAGGCCGAGGAGCGCCGCGCGGTCGGGCATTCGGGCGTCACCGACGTGTACAACCTCGACAAGGTCGACTTCTACTACTCGGTGAGCGAGCCGCTGCACCGCGAGACGTGGGGCCACAACGACTCGCTCGGCAAGGTAGTGCGGGTCATCCGGGAGACGACGCCCGACATCATCATGACGATGGACACCGCGCCGAGTCCCGGCAACCATGGTGGCCACCAGGAAGCGTCGCTGCTCGCCGCGGAGGCCTACTACGCGGCCGGGGACCCGTCGCGTTTCCCGGGGCAGATCCGCAAGGAGGGGCTCGAGCCGTACGCGCCGAAGAAACTGTTCTCCAGCGGTGCAAGGGGCACCGGCTCGTCGCCAGGAGCGAACTGCGCGACGACGCTGCAGCCCGACAACCCGGCCGACGACATCTACGGCGTGTGGAGCGGGCGCCGATCCGCGACGCAGGACAAGACCTATGCGCAGATCGAGCGCGAGTCACAGCGCGAGTACGCATCGCAGGGTTGGGCCGGGTTCCCCGATGTCGATCCCGACCCGGCGAAGCTCGGCTGCGACTTCATGTACCAGGTCGACTCGCGAGTTCCCTTCGTACGTGGCGATCTGACGGCCGAAGCCGCGTCGTCGGCGACGATGCTCGAAGGTGCGGTGCTGCAGGAGCACGGTGGCCTGCCGCTCGGAACCCAGCTCGACATGTCGACCGAGCAGTTCGAGGTCACGCCGGGCGGGTCGTCCGACGTACGGATCAGCCTGACCGCTCCGGCGAAGACGGCGCTCAAGAATGCCGCGGCTAACGTACGCTTGCCCGACGGCTGGAAGGCCAAGAAGAAGGTCACGTTCGGCGACCTCAAGAAGGGTCAGACCAAGCAGCGTACGGTCACGGTGACCGCGGCAGCCGATGCCGCGACGAACGAGCGTGCGCTGGTCTCGGCGAACGTCTCGGTCAAGGGCGGCCAGCGCGGGTACACCAACCAGCAGTTCGAGGTCGCTCCGGCGGTGACGGGTACACAGGACCTGCTGCCGCGGGTCGAGACCTTCCACGAGTGGGCCGACACGACCGGCGTACCGCAGCTCAAGGGCACCGTGAAGCCGGTGCAGACACTGCCAAGCGGCGGCTCTCGTACGATCGGCGTCGACCTGCACAACAGCAGCGACGGGGCGCAGTCGGGCGAGGTCTCCATCGACCTGCCCGATGGCTTCGAGGCGGACGCGGCGAGCAAGTCGTACTCCGACCTCGCGGCGGGGGAGTCGACGACCGTCGAGTTCGAGGTGACCAATACCGACGACTCGCTGCCGACCTCCAACGAGGGAGGCGAAGCGGGCGACTACGCGTACTCGATCGAGACGACCTCCGATGCAGGCACGTCGACGACGGAGCCGGCGTTGGAGCTCGTACCGGCGACAACGATCGAGGAGTCCTCGGCGGCTCCCGAGGTCGACGGCGAGATCGGTTCCGACGAGTACACCGCGGAGATCGACCTGAGCCGGGTGTGGGAAGGCGACGCGTGCGAGAGCGCCGACGACTGCTCGGCGACGGGCTACGTGACCCGCAACGGTGACGACCTGTACTACGCGGTCGACGTCATGGACGACGAGCTCGGCACCGTGCTGGCGCAGTCGGACTGCAAGCGGCACTGGCGTACGGACTCGCTCGAGGTCGCCATCGACCCGGACGGCCGTTCGGAGAACACCTCCTCGACGTTCAAGCAGCTCGTGCTGCCGACGACCGAGGAGGGTGGACCCTGCACGGCGCGCGACGCCGACAACCAGCAGGGCCCGATCGACAACCCGGACATCGAGGTCGCGTCGAAGTTGAAGGAGCCGTTCACGGGGTATGTGATCGAAGGGAAGATTCCGGCGTCGGCGCTGCCGTCGACGGTCGACCCCGAGCACTTGGGCCTGAACATGTTCATCTACGACTCCGACACCCAGGACAAGACCGGCCAGACCCGAATCGGCTGGTCGACCTGGGGTGGCGTCCAGGGTGACCCGTACCGCTGGGGCATCGCGAACCTGCCGGACTGGACACCGCCGGAGGTCGAGACGCAGGATCCGGTGATCCCGCTGGACGCGCTGGAGAGCCTCGACTCCCCGCAGTCGATCGCGCAGGCGGCACGTACCGGAGTCGCCTTGTCGGGCGGGCCGCAGGCACGCAAGGCGACGTCGGCCACGTTGGTGAATGCAAAGCGGTCGGGCAAGGCCGTGGTCGCGCGAGTCAAGGTGAGGGGCGCAGGTAAGGCGCATCTGTTCGCCGTCGACGCCGACGGTCAGGCGGTGGCGTCGGTACGCAAGGCGCTCAAGCCCGGCGTACGTACGGTCCGCATCCCGAAGGCCAAGGGCGCGGTGCGCGTAGTGCTCGGGTACGACGCCAAGGCCGGTGGCACGACCAGTACGGCGGTGAAGGTCCGCTGA
- a CDS encoding carbohydrate ABC transporter permease, which translates to MNNSSIERTITYAVLILAAAFALYPMLVILFTAIQPESIGASGVDFGNFATAWDRGNFGTYLKTSVIVTVSVVILSTLLACLAGYAFGTMRFRGSSVLFYLLLLGLMVPSEAIVIPLYFGFQELDLLNSYPALIFPQVAQSLAFGTFWMRAYFRSSQAEVVEAARLDGAGHFRIFWSILVPMGRPAIITMMVLVFMWTWNEFLLPLVMVPTEESMRTAPLGLATFQGQYTSGTALLAAGAVLVALPVIVFYIFAQRHFIRGMVEGSVKG; encoded by the coding sequence GTGAACAACTCGTCCATCGAGCGCACGATCACGTACGCGGTGCTGATCCTTGCTGCGGCGTTCGCGCTCTACCCGATGCTGGTGATCCTCTTCACCGCGATCCAGCCCGAGAGCATCGGCGCGAGCGGCGTCGACTTCGGCAACTTCGCCACCGCATGGGACCGCGGCAACTTCGGTACGTACCTGAAGACCAGCGTGATCGTGACCGTGAGCGTGGTCATTCTCAGTACGTTGCTTGCCTGCCTTGCCGGGTACGCGTTCGGCACGATGCGGTTCCGCGGCTCGAGCGTGTTGTTCTACCTCCTGCTCCTCGGGCTGATGGTGCCGAGCGAGGCGATCGTGATCCCGCTCTACTTCGGCTTCCAGGAGCTCGACCTGCTGAACTCCTATCCCGCGTTGATCTTTCCGCAGGTGGCACAGTCGCTTGCGTTCGGGACGTTCTGGATGCGCGCGTACTTCCGCAGCTCGCAGGCCGAGGTGGTCGAGGCCGCACGGCTCGACGGCGCGGGTCACTTCCGGATCTTCTGGTCGATCCTGGTGCCCATGGGTCGGCCGGCGATCATCACGATGATGGTGCTGGTCTTCATGTGGACCTGGAACGAGTTCCTGCTCCCGCTCGTCATGGTGCCGACCGAGGAGTCGATGCGGACGGCGCCGCTGGGGCTGGCGACGTTCCAAGGCCAGTACACGTCCGGCACGGCGCTGCTCGCGGCCGGCGCGGTGCTCGTCGCGCTCCCGGTCATCGTCTTCTACATCTTCGCCCAACGGCACTTCATCCGCGGCATGGTCGAAGGGTCGGTGAAGGGCTAG
- a CDS encoding carbohydrate ABC transporter permease: MPDTSTVAPAARKPLREGRRQAGPPGEPRRVAYLYVAPALIVFALFMAAPLVYAVWLSFFEWDGLSASTWVGLGNYVDVLTDSELRAPFLHAGVLVVFFSFIPVALGMLIAGLMTRARLRGLGFFRTVLFLPQVVALTVVAVAWRKIYEPDGSLNDALRAIGLDSFARGWLGDENFALASIGVVGIWVGTGLCTVLFLAGLSKVPRELYESARLDGAGFFREFRAVSMPAVRGEMAVALTLTLVAALRTFDLVYVMTSGGPGYASTVPAYEVYDRAMQKGEVGTGVTIALVLMVLILLATMLINRLSETAGDA, translated from the coding sequence TTGCCTGACACCAGCACGGTGGCACCCGCCGCCCGCAAACCTCTCCGGGAGGGCCGCCGGCAGGCCGGCCCTCCCGGAGAGCCACGCCGCGTCGCGTACCTCTACGTCGCACCCGCCCTGATCGTCTTCGCACTGTTCATGGCGGCACCGCTCGTGTACGCGGTCTGGCTGTCCTTCTTCGAGTGGGACGGTCTGAGCGCCAGTACGTGGGTGGGGCTCGGCAACTACGTCGACGTACTGACGGACTCCGAGCTCCGGGCGCCGTTCCTGCACGCCGGCGTGCTGGTGGTGTTCTTCAGCTTCATTCCCGTGGCACTTGGCATGCTGATCGCCGGCCTCATGACGCGTGCGCGGCTGCGCGGGCTCGGCTTCTTCCGCACGGTGCTGTTCCTGCCGCAGGTGGTCGCGCTGACGGTCGTCGCCGTTGCGTGGCGCAAGATCTACGAACCCGACGGTTCTCTGAACGACGCCCTGCGGGCGATCGGGCTCGACAGCTTCGCCCGGGGCTGGCTCGGAGACGAGAACTTCGCCCTGGCGTCCATCGGCGTGGTCGGCATCTGGGTCGGCACCGGACTCTGCACGGTGCTGTTCCTCGCCGGACTTTCGAAGGTTCCGCGTGAGCTGTACGAGTCGGCGCGACTCGACGGCGCCGGGTTCTTCCGCGAGTTCCGTGCGGTGAGCATGCCTGCCGTGCGCGGCGAGATGGCCGTCGCGCTCACGCTGACCCTGGTGGCGGCCCTTCGTACCTTCGACCTCGTGTACGTCATGACCAGTGGTGGCCCCGGCTATGCGTCGACGGTCCCGGCGTACGAGGTGTACGACCGCGCGATGCAGAAGGGCGAGGTCGGCACGGGCGTGACGATCGCGCTCGTGCTGATGGTGCTGATCCTGTTGGCGACGATGCTGATCAACCGGCTGTCCGAGACCGCGGGGGATGCATGA
- a CDS encoding ABC transporter substrate-binding protein: protein MSGTRRQIGRVIATGGVVLALATAAACAPGDDGGSGTETKKEDVNTDISGVGDVTLTVWDQEVRGEQSKVMDQLNTAFEQKYPNVKIERVSKSFADLRKTLRLAITNDEPPDVVQANNGRSDMGQFVKAGLLQSLDGYAEAYGWADRFPDSVRALASYTDDGSTFGEGNLYGVPQLGEMVGLWYNKAKLAKLKVDPPKTTEEFEKVLQAAKDAGEVPIQYGDLDAWPGIHMFGFVQNQFVPRDDIRTLGFGREGGSWESDENVETAQTLADWADKGYFSDDFNGLGSDPAWQNFAKGKGVFLVQGTWMLAEDLVPALGDDLGFMLPPVGPSGEQTVTGGTGLPYAVTDASDNADVAAAYIDFITNEDAMKMMADAGQLPVVDSDQANVSGVRAEVFDAWNQVNSDDALVPYLDYATPDFYDTLTGNVQKLTAGDESPDDFLAALEEDYSGFVSENSGG from the coding sequence ATGAGCGGTACACGGCGCCAGATCGGGCGCGTCATCGCGACGGGAGGCGTCGTGCTCGCGTTGGCGACGGCCGCCGCGTGCGCACCCGGAGACGACGGCGGCTCCGGCACGGAGACCAAGAAGGAGGACGTCAACACCGACATCTCGGGCGTCGGCGACGTCACCCTGACCGTGTGGGACCAAGAGGTACGCGGCGAGCAGAGCAAGGTCATGGACCAGCTCAACACCGCGTTCGAGCAGAAGTACCCGAACGTCAAGATCGAGCGTGTCTCGAAGTCGTTCGCCGACCTGCGCAAGACGCTCCGGCTCGCGATCACCAACGACGAGCCGCCGGACGTCGTGCAGGCCAACAACGGCCGCTCCGACATGGGCCAGTTCGTCAAGGCGGGTCTGCTGCAGTCGCTCGACGGGTACGCCGAGGCGTACGGCTGGGCGGACCGGTTCCCCGACAGCGTGCGGGCGCTCGCGTCGTACACCGACGACGGGTCGACGTTCGGAGAGGGCAACCTCTACGGCGTTCCGCAGCTCGGCGAGATGGTCGGCCTCTGGTACAACAAGGCGAAGCTGGCGAAGCTCAAGGTCGACCCGCCGAAGACCACCGAGGAGTTCGAGAAGGTGCTGCAGGCGGCCAAGGACGCGGGCGAGGTGCCGATCCAGTACGGCGACCTCGATGCGTGGCCGGGGATCCACATGTTCGGGTTCGTCCAGAACCAGTTCGTCCCGCGTGACGATATCCGCACTCTCGGCTTCGGCCGCGAGGGTGGCTCGTGGGAGAGCGACGAGAACGTGGAGACGGCGCAGACGCTCGCCGACTGGGCCGACAAGGGCTACTTCAGCGACGACTTCAACGGGCTCGGGTCCGATCCGGCGTGGCAGAACTTCGCCAAGGGCAAGGGCGTGTTCCTGGTCCAGGGCACCTGGATGCTCGCCGAAGACCTCGTGCCCGCGCTCGGAGACGACCTCGGGTTCATGCTGCCGCCCGTCGGCCCGTCGGGTGAGCAGACCGTCACCGGCGGCACCGGACTCCCGTACGCCGTCACCGATGCGAGTGACAACGCCGACGTCGCTGCGGCGTACATCGACTTCATCACCAACGAGGACGCGATGAAGATGATGGCCGATGCCGGGCAGCTCCCCGTCGTCGACTCCGACCAGGCCAACGTCTCGGGCGTACGCGCCGAGGTCTTCGACGCCTGGAACCAGGTCAACTCCGACGACGCGCTGGTCCCGTACCTCGACTACGCGACGCCAGACTTCTACGACACCCTCACCGGGAACGTCCAGAAGCTGACCGCCGGTGACGAATCGCCCGATGACTTCCTCGCGGCGCTCGAGGAGGACTACAGCGGGTTCGTGTCCGAGAACAGCGGTGGGTAG
- a CDS encoding carbohydrate kinase family protein, whose protein sequence is MTESHAATAPRPDESGTGPDDAEAPFDVFVSGTVFLDIIFTGLRSAPVGGQEIMSTGMGSSPGGAANLAVAASRLGLRTSLTSAFGADQYGDFCWSTLAGPEGVDLSCSKRFDDWHSPVTVSLAYDDDRAMVTHAHPPPIPPDDIVGSPPRTRACFADMGGDRPAWVDTVIADGTLVFADLGWDESGAWDHDSLRRRLDGCHAFVPNADEAMSFTGTDTPGAALEAMRDWVPLAVVTAGSGGAFAADATTGETAWVPGLSVKALDPTGAGDVFLASLMHATLAGWSLTQRLRFANLCAALSVRDFGGALASPGWGDVCDWWTEAKDRPRLARDYGFLEDVLATVEHRVFERAVPTVGFHYSTEEHGRHGPRPSGIQRHGGHDVGGK, encoded by the coding sequence GTGACCGAATCCCACGCCGCGACGGCGCCGCGCCCCGACGAGAGCGGCACCGGCCCCGACGACGCCGAGGCGCCGTTCGACGTGTTCGTCTCGGGCACGGTGTTTCTCGACATCATCTTCACCGGCCTGCGCTCGGCACCGGTCGGCGGCCAGGAGATCATGTCGACCGGCATGGGCTCGAGTCCCGGCGGCGCCGCGAACCTCGCCGTCGCCGCATCCAGACTCGGCCTGCGTACGTCGCTGACGTCGGCGTTCGGGGCAGACCAGTACGGCGACTTCTGCTGGTCGACCCTCGCCGGGCCCGAGGGCGTCGACCTCAGCTGCTCCAAGCGGTTCGACGACTGGCACTCGCCGGTAACGGTCTCCCTCGCGTACGACGACGACCGCGCGATGGTCACCCACGCTCATCCGCCGCCCATCCCACCCGACGACATCGTTGGCTCGCCCCCGCGTACGCGCGCCTGCTTCGCCGACATGGGCGGCGACCGGCCGGCCTGGGTCGACACGGTGATCGCCGACGGCACCCTGGTGTTCGCCGACCTCGGCTGGGACGAGAGCGGGGCCTGGGACCACGACTCCCTGCGTCGACGGCTCGACGGATGTCACGCGTTCGTGCCGAACGCCGACGAGGCGATGTCGTTCACCGGCACCGACACCCCGGGTGCCGCGCTCGAGGCGATGCGCGACTGGGTGCCGCTCGCGGTCGTCACGGCAGGCAGCGGCGGCGCGTTCGCCGCGGACGCGACAACGGGTGAGACCGCCTGGGTGCCGGGCCTGAGCGTCAAGGCGCTCGATCCGACCGGTGCCGGAGACGTCTTCCTGGCATCGCTGATGCACGCGACGCTCGCCGGCTGGTCGCTGACGCAGCGCCTTCGTTTCGCGAACCTGTGTGCCGCGCTGTCGGTACGCGACTTCGGCGGGGCGCTCGCCTCGCCCGGCTGGGGAGACGTGTGCGACTGGTGGACCGAGGCGAAGGACCGGCCGCGGCTCGCGCGCGACTACGGTTTCCTCGAGGACGTACTCGCGACCGTCGAGCACCGGGTCTTCGAACGTGCCGTGCCGACGGTCGGGTTTCATTACAGCACCGAGGAGCACGGTCGCCACGGCCCCCGGCCGTCCGGCATCCAGCGGCACGGCGGGCATGACGTAGGGGGCAAGTGA
- a CDS encoding DeoR/GlpR family DNA-binding transcription regulator — protein sequence MLAQQRYERILERLRTDGPVEVGTLARQLHVSEATVRRDLRRLEDRELVTRLHGGASLPTAQEPPFAHVATSHVPDKDAVAREAAGLVNDGDVLLLDIGTTTHRLAAALRGRTVTIITSSLAVYEELAGDSSVELILLGGVVRRNYRSMVGFLTEQALRQVRAGALFLGTSGVRPDGTVLDTTVVEVPVKQAMIAAAERVVLLADGSKFPGGGLARVCGAAEVDDLVSTEDADPDTLTTFSDSGTVVHLAPTS from the coding sequence ATGCTGGCGCAACAGCGATACGAGCGCATCCTCGAGCGGCTCCGCACCGACGGGCCGGTCGAGGTCGGCACCCTCGCGCGCCAGCTGCACGTCAGCGAGGCGACGGTCCGACGCGACCTGCGCCGGCTCGAAGACCGCGAGCTCGTCACCCGCCTGCACGGTGGCGCGTCGCTGCCGACCGCGCAGGAGCCTCCGTTCGCGCATGTCGCGACGAGCCACGTGCCCGACAAGGACGCCGTCGCGCGGGAGGCTGCCGGGCTTGTCAACGACGGCGACGTGCTGCTGCTCGACATCGGTACGACCACGCACCGGCTGGCGGCCGCGCTGCGCGGACGTACGGTCACGATCATCACGTCGAGCCTGGCGGTGTACGAGGAGCTCGCCGGCGACTCGTCGGTCGAGCTGATCCTGCTCGGCGGTGTGGTGCGGCGCAACTACCGGTCGATGGTGGGGTTTCTGACCGAGCAGGCGTTGCGGCAGGTTCGCGCCGGAGCCCTGTTCCTCGGCACCAGCGGCGTACGCCCCGACGGCACCGTCCTCGACACGACGGTCGTCGAGGTGCCCGTCAAGCAGGCGATGATCGCCGCGGCCGAGCGGGTCGTGCTGCTCGCCGACGGCAGCAAGTTCCCCGGCGGCGGCCTGGCCCGGGTGTGCGGCGCCGCCGAGGTTGACGACCTCGTCTCGACCGAGGACGCCGACCCCGACACGCTCACGACCTTCAGCGATTCCGGCACCGTCGTGCATCTGGCACCTACGTCCTGA
- a CDS encoding 6-phospho-beta-glucosidase — protein sequence MKLTVLGGGGFRVPLVYRALLGDDSAVTDLVLYDVDRARLDAIAAVLQQVQRADGRPGPNVSLSTDLAEAVGGADFVFSAIRVGGLVGRVCDERIALANGVLGQETTGAGGVCYGLRTVPVALEVAETVAEHAPGAYVINFTNPAGMVTEAMSRVLGDRVIGICDSPVGMFKRVARALDIGFGDATFEYAGLNHLGWLRRVVVDGEDRLPGLLADRDRLIGIEEGRLFGPEWLETLGAVPNEYLWYWYYNADAIAAIEAAEQTRGEYLVAQQAGFYASLGDTDPFGAWDRTRRAREESYMADSRDSSGAGERDEEDLDGGGYDKVALDLMHAIAHNRPARLVLNVANSGTLPGLDSEAVVEVPCVVDSAGPRPLPAEPLAAYQQGVVTSVKDVERTTIEAASAGSMRLAVRALALHPLVDSVTRARSILDEQVAQVPALARVLRT from the coding sequence ATGAAACTGACCGTGCTCGGCGGCGGAGGATTCCGCGTGCCGCTCGTCTACCGAGCGCTGCTCGGCGACGACAGCGCCGTCACCGACCTCGTGCTGTACGACGTCGACCGCGCCCGGCTCGACGCGATCGCGGCGGTGCTCCAGCAGGTGCAGCGCGCGGACGGGCGGCCGGGACCGAACGTCTCGCTGTCGACCGACCTCGCCGAGGCCGTCGGCGGGGCCGACTTCGTGTTCTCCGCGATCCGAGTCGGGGGGCTAGTCGGACGAGTGTGCGACGAGCGGATCGCCTTGGCGAACGGCGTTCTCGGGCAGGAGACCACCGGCGCCGGCGGAGTCTGCTACGGACTCCGTACGGTGCCGGTGGCTCTCGAGGTCGCGGAGACGGTGGCCGAGCACGCGCCCGGCGCGTACGTCATCAACTTCACCAACCCGGCGGGCATGGTCACCGAGGCGATGTCGCGGGTGCTCGGCGACCGGGTGATCGGCATCTGCGACTCGCCCGTCGGGATGTTCAAGCGGGTCGCTCGAGCCCTCGACATCGGGTTCGGCGACGCGACGTTCGAGTACGCCGGGCTCAACCACCTCGGCTGGTTGCGTCGGGTGGTCGTCGACGGCGAGGACCGACTGCCCGGTCTGCTGGCCGATCGAGACCGGCTCATCGGCATCGAGGAGGGTCGGTTGTTCGGGCCCGAGTGGCTCGAGACGCTCGGTGCAGTGCCGAACGAGTACCTCTGGTACTGGTACTACAACGCCGACGCGATCGCCGCGATCGAGGCGGCGGAGCAGACTCGCGGCGAGTACCTCGTCGCACAGCAGGCCGGCTTCTATGCGTCGCTCGGCGACACTGACCCGTTTGGCGCGTGGGACCGCACGCGGCGCGCCCGTGAGGAGTCGTACATGGCCGACAGCCGCGACTCGTCCGGTGCCGGTGAGCGCGACGAGGAGGACCTCGACGGCGGGGGGTACGACAAGGTCGCGCTCGATCTGATGCACGCGATCGCGCACAACCGGCCCGCGCGGCTCGTGCTCAACGTCGCGAACTCCGGCACCCTCCCCGGACTCGACTCCGAGGCGGTCGTCGAGGTGCCGTGTGTCGTCGACTCGGCCGGGCCGCGGCCGTTGCCCGCCGAGCCGCTGGCCGCGTACCAGCAGGGCGTCGTCACGTCGGTGAAGGACGTCGAGCGTACGACGATCGAGGCCGCCTCAGCGGGTTCGATGCGCCTGGCAGTACGCGCGCTCGCGCTGCATCCGCTTGTCGACTCGGTGACGCGTGCGCGGTCGATCCTGGATGAGCAGGTAGCGCAGGTTCCCGCGCTGGCGCGCGTACTCCGGACCTGA
- a CDS encoding XdhC family protein translates to MRDVLPELLAAWRDGGTIGMGTVVQTFRSAPRPAGASMLVLPDGRAVGSVSGGCVEGAVYDLSQEVVEKAEPVLQRYGVSDDDAFEVGLTCGGILDVFVEPVSQQTFPKLGAVADDIGAGRPVAVATVVEHPDSDWVGRRLIVRPDSTGGTLGLERADHAVADDVRGLLAAGSSAMITYGPEGQRRGEGMRVFAASFAPKPRMLVFGAIDFAAAVARQGSFLGYHVTVCDARPVFATSQRFAHADEVVVDWPHRYLKQQIEADAVDERTVLAVLTHDPKFDVPLLEVALRMEPPHRPSFIGAMGSRRTHDDRLVRLREAGLSDEELSRLSSPVGLDLGARTPEETAVSIAAEIIASRWGGRGERLSELGGRIHHD, encoded by the coding sequence GTGCGTGACGTACTCCCCGAACTCCTGGCCGCCTGGCGCGACGGCGGGACGATCGGCATGGGCACCGTGGTTCAGACCTTCCGGTCGGCGCCGCGGCCCGCGGGCGCCTCGATGCTCGTCCTCCCCGACGGCAGAGCGGTCGGATCGGTATCCGGCGGCTGCGTCGAGGGTGCGGTGTACGACCTGTCGCAAGAGGTCGTCGAGAAGGCCGAGCCGGTGCTGCAGCGCTACGGCGTCAGCGACGACGACGCGTTCGAGGTCGGACTCACCTGTGGCGGCATCCTCGACGTGTTCGTCGAACCCGTTTCGCAGCAGACGTTCCCCAAGCTCGGCGCCGTCGCCGACGACATCGGTGCCGGGCGGCCGGTCGCGGTCGCGACCGTCGTCGAGCACCCAGACTCCGACTGGGTCGGTCGGCGGCTGATCGTACGGCCGGACTCGACCGGCGGCACGCTCGGCCTGGAGCGCGCCGACCACGCGGTCGCCGACGACGTACGCGGGCTGCTGGCGGCCGGAAGCAGCGCGATGATCACCTACGGTCCGGAGGGCCAGCGTCGCGGCGAGGGCATGCGCGTGTTCGCTGCGTCGTTCGCCCCGAAGCCCCGGATGCTGGTGTTCGGTGCCATCGACTTCGCGGCCGCGGTCGCGCGGCAGGGTTCGTTCCTCGGCTACCACGTGACGGTCTGCGACGCACGGCCGGTGTTCGCGACGTCCCAACGTTTCGCGCACGCCGACGAGGTCGTCGTCGACTGGCCGCATCGCTATCTCAAGCAGCAGATCGAGGCCGACGCGGTCGACGAGCGTACGGTCCTCGCGGTGCTCACCCACGACCCCAAGTTCGACGTACCGCTGCTCGAGGTCGCCCTGCGGATGGAGCCTCCGCACCGGCCGTCGTTCATCGGCGCGATGGGATCGCGGCGTACCCACGACGACCGGCTCGTACGCCTGCGCGAGGCCGGCCTGAGCGACGAGGAGCTGTCGCGGCTGTCGAGCCCGGTGGGGCTCGACCTCGGCGCGCGTACGCCCGAGGAGACCGCGGTGTCGATCGCCGCCGAGATCATCGCGTCGCGGTGGGGCGGCCGCGGCGAGCGATTGAGCGAGCTCGGCGGCCGCATCCACCACGACTGA